A stretch of Flavobacterium sp. N2270 DNA encodes these proteins:
- a CDS encoding peroxiredoxin-like family protein, which translates to MKIKYLILSTSILLYLGCKDVKNESTKEQEMKTETTENQSAERPLETDLNNRMTDFGKKADAEKKQIYAEGLKFLEDSKIVENALQVGETAIDFKLKNATGKEVSLYEELKKGPVILMWYRGGWCPYCNLTLHHMQEALPEFQKYGANLLALSPEVPDSSITTKQKNELQFEILSDVDNVVANKYKVVHKLTDDVAKIYEESFGLSEYNGNSKNELPLGATYIIGQDKVIKYAFLDADYRKRAEPKDLIAFLKKMK; encoded by the coding sequence ATGAAAATCAAGTATTTAATTTTAAGCACAAGTATTTTACTATACTTAGGATGTAAAGATGTAAAAAACGAATCTACAAAAGAACAAGAAATGAAAACTGAAACAACAGAAAATCAATCAGCAGAAAGACCGTTAGAAACTGATTTAAACAACCGAATGACTGACTTTGGCAAAAAAGCAGATGCTGAAAAAAAACAAATTTACGCGGAAGGTTTAAAATTTTTAGAAGATAGTAAAATTGTTGAAAACGCATTACAAGTAGGTGAAACTGCAATAGATTTTAAACTAAAAAATGCAACAGGCAAAGAAGTTTCTTTATATGAGGAATTAAAAAAAGGACCGGTAATTTTAATGTGGTACCGTGGCGGATGGTGTCCATATTGTAATTTAACATTACATCACATGCAAGAAGCACTTCCTGAATTTCAAAAATATGGCGCTAATTTATTAGCTCTTTCTCCAGAAGTTCCAGACAGTTCTATTACTACAAAACAAAAAAACGAATTACAATTTGAAATATTAAGTGATGTAGATAATGTAGTGGCTAATAAATACAAAGTAGTTCATAAACTTACAGACGATGTAGCTAAAATTTATGAAGAAAGTTTTGGTTTAAGTGAATATAACGGAAACTCTAAAAACGAATTACCATTAGGAGCAACTTATATCATAGGACAAGATAAAGTTATAAAATATGCATTTTTAGATGCAGATTACAGAAAAAGAGCAGAACCAAAAGATTTAATAGCGTTTCTAAAAAAAATGAAATAG
- a CDS encoding ABC transporter substrate-binding protein, with protein MKSFTDQIGISHTFESVPKRIVSLVPSQTELLVDLGLEDSIVGITKFCIHPIYFKATKAIVGGTKNIKFDKIKALQPDIIICNKEENTKEIVEELRQICPVWVTDIYSIEDNNHMIRDFGEIFNKRTNAQKWMDKINFAYQDFQNFIQNKPIKKAAYFIWANPYMVAGNNTFINELLKLNHFQNIYLTKEGRYPEVELKKIRLEGDPDYVFLSSEPFPFKDEHAFEIGRFTHHAITVFVDGEMFSWYGSRLLKAFKYFKELHNRIA; from the coding sequence ATAAAATCTTTTACAGATCAAATAGGAATTTCACATACTTTTGAGTCAGTTCCAAAACGAATTGTTTCTTTAGTGCCTTCTCAAACTGAATTATTAGTTGATTTGGGCTTGGAAGATTCTATTGTTGGTATAACTAAATTTTGTATTCATCCTATTTATTTTAAAGCTACAAAAGCGATTGTTGGCGGAACAAAAAATATCAAATTTGATAAAATAAAAGCGCTTCAACCCGATATTATCATTTGTAATAAAGAAGAAAATACGAAAGAAATTGTTGAAGAATTAAGACAAATTTGTCCGGTTTGGGTTACCGATATTTATTCTATTGAAGATAACAATCATATGATACGAGATTTTGGAGAAATTTTCAATAAACGAACAAATGCTCAAAAATGGATGGATAAAATCAATTTTGCATATCAAGATTTCCAAAATTTTATACAAAATAAACCAATTAAAAAAGCAGCTTATTTTATTTGGGCTAATCCATACATGGTAGCAGGAAATAACACGTTTATTAATGAGTTATTGAAATTGAATCATTTCCAGAATATTTATCTAACAAAAGAAGGGCGTTATCCAGAAGTTGAGTTGAAGAAAATTCGTTTAGAAGGTGATCCAGACTATGTTTTTCTTTCTTCTGAACCTTTCCCTTTCAAAGACGAACACGCATTTGAAATAGGACGATTTACCCATCATGCCATTACGGTTTTTGTAGATGGGGAAATGTTTTCGTGGTATGGTTCTAGATTATTAAAGGCTTTTAAATACTTCAAAGAATTGCATAATCGTATTGCATAA
- a CDS encoding aminoacyl-histidine dipeptidase, with product MSQEVRNLEPKELWNKFADLNAVPRPSKKEERVIAFMMDFGKKLGFETIKDHVGNVIIKKPASAGMENRKTIVMQSHLDMVHQKNNDTVFDFDTQGIEMYVDGDWVRANGTTLGADNGLGVATIMAILESSTIKHPAIEALFTIDEETGMTGAMGLQGGMLEGEILLNLDTEEDDEIDIGCAGGVDVTATAEYDEEDAPEIAVGYTITVKGLKGGHSGMDIHKGLGNANKIMNRLLFNGYDDFGLQIASIKGGSLRNAIPRESVAEVIIANVYDEAFVFDMQEIINEIKTELKTTEPNLEILIDKSEKTPAKVMPPMAQYFLVRALYTAHNGVYRMSADFDNLVETSNNIAKVIVGDGKLSVQCLTRSSVETAKFDLANSLRSAFELMGCEVEFSGSYPGWTPNAKSEILDVLSSIYEKQNGKKADVVACHAGLECGILGTNYPEMDMISFGPTIKGAHSPDERASISSAQKYWKFVLEVLENIPMKN from the coding sequence ATGAGCCAAGAAGTAAGAAACCTTGAACCAAAAGAACTTTGGAATAAATTTGCCGATTTAAATGCAGTGCCTCGTCCGTCTAAAAAAGAAGAGCGTGTAATTGCTTTTATGATGGATTTCGGAAAGAAATTAGGATTTGAAACCATAAAAGATCACGTAGGAAATGTAATTATTAAAAAACCGGCTTCTGCTGGAATGGAAAATAGAAAAACCATTGTAATGCAGTCGCATTTGGATATGGTGCATCAAAAAAATAATGATACGGTTTTTGATTTCGACACGCAAGGAATTGAAATGTATGTAGATGGTGACTGGGTTCGTGCAAACGGAACTACTCTTGGTGCGGATAATGGGTTAGGAGTGGCTACAATTATGGCAATTTTAGAAAGTTCTACAATTAAACATCCTGCAATTGAAGCTTTGTTTACTATTGATGAAGAAACAGGAATGACAGGTGCAATGGGTTTACAAGGTGGAATGCTTGAAGGAGAAATTCTTTTAAATTTAGATACCGAAGAAGATGATGAAATTGATATAGGATGTGCTGGTGGAGTAGATGTTACCGCTACTGCTGAATACGATGAAGAAGACGCTCCAGAAATCGCTGTGGGTTATACAATCACAGTTAAAGGATTAAAAGGCGGACATAGTGGAATGGATATTCACAAAGGATTAGGAAATGCGAACAAAATCATGAATCGTTTATTGTTTAACGGTTATGACGATTTTGGATTGCAAATTGCATCTATAAAAGGAGGAAGTTTGCGTAATGCAATTCCTAGAGAAAGTGTTGCCGAAGTTATTATTGCAAATGTTTACGATGAAGCTTTTGTGTTTGACATGCAAGAAATCATCAATGAAATAAAAACAGAATTAAAAACTACAGAACCAAATTTAGAAATTCTAATTGATAAATCAGAGAAAACTCCTGCTAAAGTAATGCCGCCAATGGCACAATACTTTTTGGTAAGAGCCTTATATACTGCGCATAACGGAGTGTATAGAATGAGTGCTGATTTTGATAATTTAGTGGAAACATCAAACAATATTGCAAAAGTAATTGTGGGCGATGGAAAACTGAGTGTGCAATGTTTAACACGTTCTTCTGTTGAAACAGCTAAGTTTGATTTAGCAAATTCATTACGTTCAGCATTTGAATTAATGGGTTGTGAAGTGGAATTTTCTGGAAGTTACCCAGGTTGGACGCCTAATGCAAAATCGGAAATACTTGATGTTTTAAGTTCTATTTACGAAAAACAAAATGGTAAAAAAGCTGATGTTGTTGCTTGTCATGCAGGTTTAGAATGTGGAATTTTAGGAACTAATTATCCAGAAATGGACATGATTTCTTTTGGACCAACCATAAAAGGTGCGCATAGCCCAGATGAAAGAGCAAGTATTTCTTCTGCTCAAAAATATTGGAAATTTGTATTAGAGGTTTTGGAGAATATCCCAATGAAAAACTAA
- a CDS encoding DUF4197 domain-containing protein, which yields MKKITLSLFAFTLFGCAEMQQVLDQLPQETVGLSQLDISNGLKEALDKGIDQQVSKLTATDGFFKNEAVKILLPEELQTVDTKLRQIGLSSLADEGLKVLNRAAEDAVKEATPIFVDAVKNMSFNDAKNILMGDNTAATTYLQSSTSTALYGKFNPVIKNSFAKVGADKVWTNIITKYNAIPFVNKVNPDLTDYTTNKAMEGVFKMIAVEEENIRGNFSARSSDLLKKVFALQDKK from the coding sequence ATGAAAAAGATTACACTGAGTTTATTCGCTTTTACATTATTTGGATGCGCAGAAATGCAACAAGTTCTCGATCAATTACCACAAGAAACAGTTGGGTTGAGTCAATTAGATATTTCTAATGGGTTAAAAGAAGCTTTAGATAAAGGAATTGATCAACAAGTATCAAAACTTACAGCAACTGACGGTTTTTTTAAAAATGAAGCTGTTAAAATTTTATTGCCTGAAGAACTACAAACAGTAGACACAAAATTACGTCAAATAGGTTTATCAAGTTTAGCTGATGAAGGTTTAAAAGTACTTAATAGAGCAGCTGAAGATGCCGTAAAAGAAGCTACTCCTATTTTTGTAGATGCGGTTAAAAATATGTCGTTTAATGATGCTAAGAATATATTAATGGGAGACAATACTGCGGCAACAACTTATTTACAAAGTTCAACATCTACAGCATTGTATGGAAAATTTAATCCTGTAATTAAAAATTCATTCGCTAAAGTAGGAGCAGATAAAGTTTGGACAAATATTATTACTAAATACAATGCTATTCCATTTGTAAACAAAGTAAACCCAGACTTAACAGACTATACTACCAATAAAGCAATGGAAGGAGTATTTAAAATGATTGCAGTTGAAGAAGAAAATATTAGAGGAAATTTTAGCGCAAGATCTTCTGATTTACTGAAAAAAGTTTTTGCCTTACAAGACAAAAAATAG
- the prfA gene encoding peptide chain release factor 1 yields the protein MLDRLQYVKQRFDEVSDLIIQPDIIADQKRYVQLNKEYKDLKALVDKREEYITLDANIQEAQEILADGSDAEMVEMAKMQMEEAKERIPELEEEIKFMLIPKDPEDAKNVMVEIRAGTGGDEASIFAGDLFRMYTKYCEARGWRTSVVDVSEGTSGGFKEVIFEVTGEDVYGTLKFEAGVHRVQRVPQTETQGRVHTSAATVMVLPEAEEFDVQIDMNDVRVDFFCSSGPGGQSVNTTKSAVRLTHIPTGLVAQCQDQKSQHKNKDKAFIVLRSRLYEKELAIKQAEDAVKRTSQVSSGDRSAKIRTYNYSQGRVTDHRIGLDVFDMDGVMNGKIQKFIDELQLVNNTEKLKEHDVF from the coding sequence ATGTTAGATAGATTGCAATATGTTAAACAACGTTTCGACGAAGTATCAGATTTGATTATTCAGCCAGATATTATTGCCGATCAAAAACGTTATGTGCAACTGAACAAAGAATATAAAGATTTAAAAGCTTTAGTTGATAAGCGTGAAGAATATATAACTCTTGATGCTAATATTCAAGAAGCACAAGAAATTCTTGCAGATGGTTCTGATGCCGAGATGGTTGAAATGGCCAAAATGCAAATGGAAGAAGCAAAAGAAAGAATTCCTGAATTAGAAGAGGAAATAAAATTTATGCTAATCCCTAAAGATCCAGAAGATGCTAAAAACGTTATGGTTGAAATTCGTGCTGGTACTGGTGGAGATGAAGCTTCTATTTTTGCAGGAGATTTATTTCGTATGTATACGAAGTATTGCGAGGCTAGAGGCTGGCGAACTTCTGTTGTAGATGTAAGTGAAGGAACTTCTGGAGGTTTCAAAGAGGTTATTTTTGAAGTTACAGGTGAAGATGTATATGGAACATTAAAGTTTGAAGCTGGTGTGCATCGTGTACAACGTGTTCCTCAAACGGAAACTCAAGGTCGTGTGCATACTTCGGCAGCTACAGTTATGGTTTTACCAGAAGCAGAAGAGTTTGATGTACAAATTGATATGAACGATGTTCGTGTTGATTTCTTTTGTTCGTCAGGTCCTGGAGGTCAATCAGTAAATACAACAAAATCGGCAGTTCGTTTAACGCATATTCCAACAGGTTTAGTGGCCCAATGTCAAGATCAAAAATCTCAGCATAAAAATAAGGACAAAGCATTTATTGTATTACGTTCTCGTTTGTATGAAAAAGAATTAGCTATCAAACAAGCAGAAGATGCTGTTAAACGTACTTCTCAAGTAAGTTCTGGAGACCGTTCGGCAAAAATTAGAACCTATAATTATTCTCAAGGTCGTGTAACAGATCATCGAATTGGTTTAGATGTTTTTGATATGGACGGAGTTATGAACGGTAAAATTCAGAAGTTTATCGATGAACTTCAATTGGTTAACAATACTGAAAAATTAAAAGAACATGATGTTTTTTAA
- a CDS encoding PepSY-associated TM helix domain-containing protein has translation MKQATIRNLHRDLGYFYLGLIITFAFSGILMNHRENWHPDKYTIEAKAIEILLPEESQINDAYAENLAKELNINDKVKRHMVRKGKFKMQFENTEVEIDLKSGKGEIIHFLKTPVISQAMKLHKSTSNWWIYFSDIFGLSLICIAVTGAMMVKHGKHTFKRRGWKLAIVGLLFPILFLLFLS, from the coding sequence ATGAAACAAGCAACTATTAGAAATTTACATCGCGATTTAGGTTATTTTTATTTAGGCCTTATTATTACGTTTGCCTTTTCTGGAATTTTAATGAATCATCGAGAAAATTGGCATCCAGATAAATATACTATTGAGGCTAAAGCAATTGAAATATTATTACCTGAAGAATCACAAATTAATGATGCCTATGCTGAAAATCTAGCCAAAGAACTAAACATTAATGACAAAGTAAAACGCCATATGGTTAGAAAAGGTAAATTTAAAATGCAATTTGAAAATACTGAAGTAGAAATTGATCTAAAATCTGGTAAAGGCGAAATTATTCATTTTTTAAAAACTCCAGTTATAAGTCAAGCAATGAAATTACATAAGTCAACTTCTAATTGGTGGATTTATTTTTCAGATATTTTTGGCCTTTCATTAATATGTATAGCCGTAACAGGAGCAATGATGGTTAAACATGGAAAACACACATTTAAGCGAAGAGGTTGGAAACTAGCTATCGTAGGTTTACTCTTCCCTATTCTGTTTTTATTATTTTTAAGTTAG
- a CDS encoding TetR/AcrR family transcriptional regulator produces MKQDLKSELTKKIIIDEAFKLFYENGFKSTSIDKIMNASALTKGAFYHHYKSKKELGLEVISLKLQKRVHQGMIIPLKDSGDALKILELTFLNRIKSFPLYDKQHGCPMNNFINEIGDYEIAYQSALKKIIENWKAELVTLIERGQRENSIKNNISSQAVAVYLISAFEGIRGIRKLYQDDLILDEYLNGLSLYLNQLKP; encoded by the coding sequence ATGAAACAAGATTTAAAATCAGAACTAACAAAAAAAATAATTATTGATGAAGCATTTAAACTGTTTTATGAAAATGGTTTTAAAAGCACGAGCATCGATAAAATAATGAACGCAAGTGCTCTAACAAAAGGTGCTTTCTATCATCATTATAAAAGCAAAAAAGAATTAGGTCTTGAAGTTATTAGTTTAAAATTACAAAAAAGAGTTCATCAAGGAATGATTATTCCGTTAAAAGACTCTGGTGATGCCTTAAAAATTTTAGAATTAACTTTCTTAAATCGAATAAAATCTTTTCCATTATACGACAAACAACATGGTTGCCCAATGAATAATTTTATAAATGAAATTGGCGATTATGAAATAGCCTACCAAAGTGCTTTAAAAAAAATTATTGAAAACTGGAAAGCGGAATTAGTTACATTAATTGAACGTGGACAAAGAGAAAATTCAATTAAAAATAATATTTCTAGTCAGGCAGTTGCTGTATATTTAATTAGTGCTTTTGAAGGAATAAGAGGTATACGAAAACTATATCAAGACGATTTGATTCTTGACGAATATTTAAACGGCCTTTCATTATACCTAAATCAATTAAAACCATAA
- a CDS encoding haloacid dehalogenase type II: MNHSKSDRRNFIKKSALLGLTSLAVPNLTFSSNNQDNMLENNLKKRPKVLFFDVNETLLDLTAMKESVGNALGGRKDLLQLWFTTMLQYSLVTTVGNQYNDFGIIGAAALQMVALNNGIELTDEQAKEAILGPIRSLPAHPEVKQALTQLKKAGYKLVSFTNSSNIGVETQFKNAGLLDYFDERLSIEDIGKFKPHADAYTWAARKMGVEKSECMLIAAHGWDIAGALWANWRGAFVSRPGAQLYPLAEKPEINEPNLKLIAEKLISLQ; encoded by the coding sequence ATGAATCATTCAAAAAGTGACAGAAGGAATTTTATTAAAAAATCTGCCTTATTAGGTTTAACAAGTTTAGCCGTTCCAAATTTAACATTTTCATCAAACAACCAAGATAATATGCTAGAAAACAATTTAAAAAAACGACCAAAAGTTTTATTTTTTGATGTTAACGAAACATTGTTAGATTTAACTGCTATGAAAGAAAGCGTAGGAAATGCACTAGGAGGTAGAAAAGACTTGTTGCAATTATGGTTTACAACAATGCTTCAATATTCATTAGTAACTACAGTAGGAAACCAGTACAATGATTTTGGAATTATTGGTGCGGCAGCTTTGCAAATGGTAGCTTTAAATAACGGAATAGAACTAACGGATGAACAAGCTAAAGAAGCTATTTTAGGTCCTATACGTTCTTTACCAGCTCATCCAGAAGTAAAACAAGCACTAACACAATTAAAAAAAGCAGGTTATAAATTAGTTTCCTTTACCAATTCATCTAATATAGGCGTAGAAACTCAATTTAAAAATGCTGGATTATTAGACTATTTCGACGAACGTTTAAGTATTGAAGATATAGGTAAATTTAAACCTCATGCAGATGCATATACTTGGGCTGCTAGAAAAATGGGTGTAGAAAAAAGCGAATGCATGTTAATCGCTGCTCATGGTTGGGATATTGCCGGAGCACTTTGGGCAAATTGGAGAGGTGCATTTGTAAGCAGACCGGGAGCACAATTGTATCCGTTAGCAGAAAAACCAGAAATTAATGAGCCTAATCTAAAACTAATTGCTGAAAAACTAATCTCTTTACAATAA
- the pyrF gene encoding orotidine-5'-phosphate decarboxylase gives MTTQQLEQQIQSKKSFLCIGLDVDLNKIPKHLLNTEDPIFEFNKAIIDATHDLCVSYKPNTAFYEAFGIKGWQSLEKTINYINEKYPEIFTIADAKRGDIGNTSSMYAKAFFEDLNFDSVTVAPYMGKDSVEPFLAFENKHTIMLALTSNEGAYDFQTKKVEGKELYKTVLETSKSWKNSENLMYVVGATKAEYFTEIRKMVPNSFLLVPGVGAQGGSLSEVCKYGMNENVGLLINSSRGIIYASNEIDFAEKAREEALKLQQEMKFILENK, from the coding sequence ATGACAACACAACAACTAGAACAACAAATTCAATCTAAAAAATCATTCTTATGTATTGGTTTAGATGTCGATTTAAATAAAATTCCAAAACATTTATTGAATACTGAAGATCCAATTTTCGAATTTAATAAAGCAATTATTGATGCAACGCACGATTTATGTGTTTCATATAAACCAAATACTGCTTTTTATGAAGCTTTTGGAATTAAAGGTTGGCAATCTTTAGAAAAAACAATTAATTATATCAACGAAAAGTATCCTGAAATTTTTACCATTGCCGATGCAAAACGAGGAGATATTGGAAATACTTCTTCAATGTATGCGAAAGCTTTTTTCGAAGATTTAAATTTTGACTCGGTTACCGTTGCGCCTTATATGGGGAAAGATTCTGTTGAGCCTTTTTTAGCTTTTGAAAATAAGCATACAATTATGTTGGCTTTAACGTCTAATGAAGGTGCTTATGATTTTCAAACAAAAAAAGTAGAGGGTAAAGAGTTGTATAAAACAGTTTTAGAAACTTCTAAAAGTTGGAAAAATTCTGAAAATTTGATGTATGTTGTTGGTGCTACCAAAGCAGAATATTTTACCGAAATTAGAAAAATGGTTCCAAATAGTTTTTTACTAGTTCCAGGGGTTGGTGCGCAAGGCGGAAGTTTATCTGAAGTTTGTAAATACGGAATGAACGAGAATGTTGGGTTATTGATAAATTCTTCTCGTGGAATTATTTATGCTTCAAATGAAATTGATTTTGCTGAAAAAGCGAGAGAAGAAGCTTTGAAGTTGCAGCAAGAAATGAAGTTTATTTTAGAAAATAAATAA